A single window of Sander lucioperca isolate FBNREF2018 chromosome 22, SLUC_FBN_1.2, whole genome shotgun sequence DNA harbors:
- the ace gene encoding angiotensin-converting enzyme produces the protein MRQQLQGEVFLWWRLAMGTGVDRFLWSVVLLLPVLGLSEALPASWMPGEYQNTTADALRFLSDYNSTAEEVLFFSVSASWNYNTNITTHNSELQVKASLEEQAFSSEWGLKAKQVFSREFTLPDPSDKKLMEKIMLLGVANLPQKDREEYNTILSTMDNIYSTAKVKPAPNVSWSLEPELTDIMANSRSYKRLLYVWEAWHNESGVPLRQYYPRFVELSNNASVADGFTDTGDDWRSWYESKTFEQDIEELYRTIEPLYQNLHAFVRRQLYKQYGPKYINLKGPIPAHLLGNMWAQTWNNIYGMMIPFPDKPNLDVTDEMVRQGYNATHMFRVAEEFFTSLGLEKMPEEFWDGSMLVKPDGREVVCHASAWDFYNRKDFRIKQCTTVTMEQLFTVHHEMGHVQYYLQYKDQPVGYRRGANPGFHEAIGDVLSLSVSTPKHLQTINLLENVTSDPETDTNYLLKMALEKIAFLPFGYLIDQWRWGVFSGETPPERYNADWWHLRTKYQGICPPTRRTEDHFDPGAKYHIPGNTPYIRYFVSFILQFQLHEKLCAAAKHTGPLHTCDIYRSKEAGAILKKILQAGSSQPWPDVLQDAIGNNKLDASSLMKYFDPIIKWLEKQNVNETLGWPDFNWVPPIPEGYPEDIDKNTDELDAKNFLNEYNSTAEVVWNAYTEASWKYNTEINEANKQAMLEKNLEMSAHTLKYGQKARQYDTTDFQDGSVKRIIKKLSDIERAALSTPQLEEYNTLLSNMETKYSVAQVCRDNGMCHPLDPDLQKIMAESRDYDELLFAWKGWRDAAGKVLRQDYKRYVELANTAAKLNGHSDNGAFWRSLYETPTFEEDLEALWKELEPLYQNVHAYVRRALYKKYGSKHINLKGPIPAHLLGNMWAQTWSGIMDLAMPYPDATQVDATPAMVSQGWNAVRMFKESDNFFTSLGLLPMPQEFWEKSMLEKPSNGRQVVCHASAWDFYNRKDFRIKQCTVVTMDDLITAHHEMGHVQYFLQYKDQPVSFRDGANPGFHEAIGDVLALSVSTPKHLQSIGLLDKVENNHESDINFLMSMALDKIAFLPFGYLMDQWRWKVFDGRIPSTEYNKEWWNLRMKYQGLCPPVTRTEDDFDPGAKFHIPANVPYVRYFVSFIIQFQFHKALCDAAKHVGPLHTCDIYKSKEAGKLLGDVMKLGFSKPWPEAMAMITGQPKMSAQPLMEYFQPLIEWLEKENNKNNDTRGWPEYDWKPNVLESEPKASKVDFLGMSVEGASAIAGQWVLLVLGVVLLVATIILAYKYRRSKKPEKSLSTMELKQKD, from the exons ATGAGACAACAGCTCCAGGGGGAAG TCTTTCTttggtggaggctagccatggGCACTGGCGTAGACAGGTTTCTGTGGTCAGTGGTACTGCTGCTGCCAGTCTTGGGACTCTCTGAGGCTCTGCCAGCAAGCTGGATGCCAGGGGAATATCAGAACACCACGGCTGATGCTCTGAGGTTCCTCAGCGACTACAACAGCACTGCTGAGGAGGTGTTATTCTTTAGCGTCTCCGCCAGCTGGAACTACAACACCAACATCACGACCCACAACTCCGAGCTTCAG GTAAAGGCATCCCTTGAAGAGCAGGCCTTCTCCTCAGAGTGGGGGTTAAAGGCCAAGCAGGTCTTCTCTCGTGAGTTTACTCTCCCTGACCCTTCAGACAAGAAACTGATGGAAAAGATCATGCTACTGGGAGTTGCCAACCTGCcccagaaagacagagaggag TATAACACAATTCTCAGCACTATGGACAATATTTATTCAACAGCCAAGGTGAAACCAGCACCGAATGTAAGCTGGAGCCTGGAACCTG AGCTCACAGATATCATGGCCAACTCCAGGAGCTACAAGAGGCTGCTGTATGTGTGGGAGGCCTGGCACAATGAATCAGGTGTACCTCTTAGGCAGTACTACCCCAGGTTTGTGGAGCTCAGCAACAACGCCTCTGTTGCTGACG GGTTTACGGACACTGGAGATGACTGGCGCTCTTGGTATGAGTCTAAGACCTTTGAGCAGGATATAGAAGAACTCTACAGGACCATTGAACCCCTCTACCAGAACCTGCATGCCTTTGTGCGCCGCCAGCTCTACAAGCAGTACGGTCCCAAGTACATCAACCTTAAAGGACCCATCCCTGCCCACCTGCTCG GGAATATGTGGGCCCAGACTTGGAACAATATTTATGGTATGATGATCCCATTTCCTGACAAACCAAACTTGGATGTAACTGATGAAATGGTCAGACAA GGCTATAATGCCACGCACATGTTTCGTGTGGCCGAGGAGTTCTTCACGTCTCTGGGTTTAGAGAAGATGCCCGAGGAGTTCTGGGATGGATCCATGCTGGTGAAGCCTGATGGTCGAGAGGTGGTGTGCCATGCGTCTGCCTGGGACTTCTACAACCGCAAAGACTTCAG GATCAAGCAGTGCACCACAGTGACGATGGAGCAGCTCTTTACTGTACACCATGAGATGGGGCATGTCCAGTATTACCTGCAGTACAAGGACCAGCCTGTGGGCTACCGTCGCGGAGCCAACCCCGGTTTTCACGAGGCTATTGGGGatgttttgtctctctctgtttccacACCCAAACATCTGCAAACCATTAACCTGCTGGAAAatgtgacctctgaccctg AAACTGATACCAACTACCTGTTAAAGATGGCTCTGGAGAAAATAGCCTTCCTTCCCTTTGGCTACCTCATTGACCAGTGGAGATGGGGTGTGTTCAGTGGAGAGACACCTCCAGAACGCTACAACGCTGACTGGTGGCACCTCCG gacAAAATATCAAGGCATCTGTCCACCAACCAGGCGTACAGAGGATCACTTTGATCCTGGTGCAAAATACCACATCCCTGGAAACACGCCATACATCAG GTATTTTGTTAGCTTCATCCTGCAGTTCCAGCTTCACGAAAAACTGTGCGCGGCAGCCAAACACACGGGTCCCTTGCACACATGTGACATCTACCGCTCCAAAGAAGCAGGGGCCATTTTAAA GAAAATTCTCCAGGCTGGCTCTTCCCAACCTTGGCCTGATGTGCTCCAGGATGCTATAGGAAACAACAAGTTGGATGCCAGCTCACTGATGAAATACTTTGACCCCATTATTAAGTGGCTGGAAAAGCAAAATGTGAATGAGACATTGGGATGGCCTGACTTTAACTGGGTCCCACCAATCCCTGAGGGCTACCCTGAGGATATTG ACAAGAACACAGATGAGCTTGATGCAAAGAATTTTCTGAACGAGTACAACAGCACAGCTGAGGTGGTGTGGAATGCCTACACCGAGGCCTCCTGGAAGTACAACACCGAAATCAACGAAGCCAATAAGCAGGCGATG CTTGAGAAGAACTTGGAGATGTCAGCCCACACCCTGAAGTATGGACAGAAGGCCCGTCAGTACGACACCACTGACTTCCAGGACGGCTCGGTCAAACGCATCATCAAAAAACTCAGTGACATTGAGAGGGCTGCGCTGTCCACGCCACAACTGGAAGAG TACAACACTCTCCTATCTAACATGGAGACCAAATACAGTGTGGCTCAGGTGTGCAGAGATAATGGGATGTGCCATCCACTGGATCCAG ATCTCCAGAAGATCATGGCAGAGTCCAGGGACTATGACGAACTGTTGTTTGCTTGGAAAGGATGGAGAGATGCTGCTGGCAAAGTGCTTCGCCAGGATTACAAGAGATATGTTGAACTGGCCAACACAGCTGCCAAACTCAATG GACACTCTGACAATGGGGCTTTCTGGCGTTCCCTGTATGAAACCCCTACCTTTGAGGAAGACCTGGAGGCTCTGTGGAAGGAGCTGGAGCCGCTCTATCAGAATGTGCATGCCTATGTCCGCAGGGCTCTGTACAAAAAGTATGGTTCAAAGCACATCAACCTGAAGGGACCCATTCCTGCTCATTTGCTGG GCAACATGTGGGCTCAGACGTGGTCTGGCATAATGGATTTGGCCATGCCCTACCCGGATGCCACGCAGGTTGACGCCACTCCTGCCATGGTGTCACAG GGCTGGAACGCCGTCAGAATGTTCAAGGAATCAGACAACTTTTTCACCTCTCTGGGTCTGCTGCCAATGCCACAAGAGTTCTGGGAAAAATCCATGCTGGAGAAGCCGTCTAATGGACGACAGGTGGTGTGCCACGCCTCTGCGTGGGACTTCTATAACCGAAAAGACTTCAg GATCAAACAGTGCACTGTTGTGACTATGGATGACCTGATCACGGCGCACCATGAGATGGGCCACGTCCAGTACTTCCTGCAGTACAAAGACCAGCCTGTGTCCTTCCGCGATGGAGCCAACCCCGGCTTCCATGAGGCCATCGGCGATGTGCTAGCCCTGTCTGTGTCCACGCCCAAACATCTGCAGAGCATCGGCCTCCTGGACAAAGTTGAAAACAACCATG AGAGCGATATCAACTTCTTGATGAGCATGGCGCTTGACAAAATCGCCTTCCTACCTTTTGGCTACCTGATGGATCAGTGGAGATGGAAGGTATTTGACGGGCGCATCCCATCGACTGAGTACAATAAAGAGTGGTGGAACCTCAG aaTGAAGTACCAGGGACTGTGCCCACCTGTAACCCGTACTGAGGATGACTTCGACCCAGGTGCAAAGTTCCACATCCCTGCTAACGTGCCTTACGTGAG GTACTTCGTCAGCTTCATCATCCAGTTTCAGTTCCACAAGGCTCTGTGTGATGCTGCCAAGCATGTTGGGCCTTTACATACCTGTGATATCTACAAGTCTAAAGAAGCTGGGAAGCTGTTGGG TGATGTGATGAAGCTGGGCTTCAGTAAGCCCTGGCCTGAGGCTATGGCCATGATCACCGGCCAGCCCAAAATGAGTGCCCAGCCTCTCATGGAGTATTTCCAACCTCTCATTGAATGGCTGGAGAAAGAGAACAACAAGAATAATGATACTCGCGGGTGGCCTGAGTACGACTGGAAACCTAACGTCTTGGAAA